The proteins below come from a single Elusimicrobiaceae bacterium genomic window:
- a CDS encoding GNAT family N-acetyltransferase, with protein sequence MADMLIKLYALPPLEPALKKTQKTGIAIRRALTPEKSVILKRLRQADFPASWLDECETAFSRHPVSCFIAGQEGKIQGFACYDATLKGIFGPIGLLPDIKNKGIGRALLLSCLHAMKAEGYGYAVVGWAGEPEFFRKCAGALEIPDSEPGLYKGILLH encoded by the coding sequence ATGGCCGACATGCTGATCAAACTCTATGCGCTGCCGCCGCTGGAACCCGCGCTGAAAAAAACTCAAAAAACAGGTATCGCCATACGGCGCGCGCTCACGCCGGAAAAATCGGTCATACTGAAACGGCTGCGGCAGGCTGACTTCCCGGCCTCGTGGCTTGACGAATGCGAAACGGCTTTCTCCCGGCATCCGGTTTCCTGCTTTATCGCCGGGCAGGAAGGCAAAATTCAGGGCTTTGCCTGTTATGACGCCACCTTAAAGGGAATATTCGGCCCGATCGGCCTGCTGCCGGATATCAAAAACAAAGGCATAGGCAGGGCATTGCTGCTCAGCTGCCTGCACGCGATGAAAGCGGAAGGCTATGGCTACGCCGTTGTCGGCTGGGCGGGCGAGCCGGAATTTTTCAGGAAATGCGCCGGCGCGCTGGAAATTCCAGATTCCGAGCCCGGCCTGTACAAAGGAATCCTGCTGCACTAG